AGAGATGACGCAGAACTACAACTTGCAATATTGACGACAGTGAGatcttcattttgattttcatagtAAGAAAGGCAAAGGTCTCAATTTTGATTAGGCCTTATAGAGCGATCTGGATAGAGGGCCCATTGTTGTTCGGCCTTTTGGTCCACACATTCCTCTAACCACACTGCATTCCCATTTGCCTGCATGCAAAGATCTTGAAACCCAACAATGGTCCTCACAAAAGGATTTGAATCATTGGTCGTGAGCCAACCTTGACGAGAGGAATAATTATTGACCTGCACAGTGAGTGTAGCATCACTATTTCCTGACTCTGCACTTAAAACAAGTGACGATTTGGGATTTAGGATGGTTCCGTTGGTCCAAATTTCCCAATGGGTAGCTTCAAGTACGGCACTAGCACAATCATATATCATGACATAACTTCCTGCACTATACCCATAAGTAGTCAAGCACTTGCCTTTAGATCGAATAGTCCCGTCTCTTTTCACGGTCCACAATTGATTCTCGTCTGCATTGGATTTACATGGCCACAAAATTATCGAGTCGCCATTGTTGAAAACCCCACCCCTCACGTCTGCGCACAACCCATTTCGACCTGCGATGCGCACCGTGAGCTCTTCTTCTGTGCAAGTTTGATCATTATATGCATCCACAACAGGCCTTATGCGAAGGGAAGATTGAGTTGTTGGTGGTTTTTCACAAATGTACAACATGATCCCAATGGTGGCAACTAGGTCAGGCATCACATTGCTCACTGTGAAATGTTCATAATTAGGTCTCTGTAAATCAACTTCTGGAAAGGATCCATCTTCGTCGGACTGTTGAATGGATTCAGAGAGGCAATCCCAACGCCGCACGAGGCGAACCACAGCACCATTTGGGACAACGGTTCCTTGGCCTTGGGGTCTAATGGTTTGGGTTACTTGTTGCTCCACATATCGAAACCTCACTGCCTCTGAAATCATCAAAATGCAAATTATAAGAGAACGAGCCACCTTTGCTTTGTCCCCCTCTGCGCTGGACCTATGGAACAACAAGTCGATGGCTGAATCCAATGGTTGGATTCCCAATCCAGGATCAAGTCTGTCAAGATCACTCAAACCTGCAACCTCCAAGAGATTAGCATAGTTGCTACCATACGTGAGAGTACGTCAATTTGTGTCTGTGAAAAGATTGGCGAATGCTGCCTCGGGAGCATCTCGAAAAAAGAAGGACTCGTCTCCTACTCGATAAGCCACCACGTACATATTGGTGACATCTATGGCCAGCGTGACAACATCCTCTGCATTGTTGGAGAGTTCCACCAGGAGAAACCGTTGGTTGTCCACCACTGTGGCAGGGTTGCGAAGTACTGGGATTCCGTGTCTCGCATCACGTGGATTTACCACTTGATCGCGAATGGATTTCAAGAACTGCTTGTAGTCCTTTTTTGTGACGGCACCGCTGGTGGTGAATGTCACCTTGGGATAATCAAGGAGTAGTGCTGCGCTGAATTGGTGGTCATGAAATCCTTCTGCGGGGCAAAGTATAACTGAATCCGCCGCGGCTGCAGTACTGCTCAAGGAAAGCCACGACACCAACACCAAAATCCAGGGCACCACCATTTTTCTCGAGAGAAGACCCATATATCATCAATCAATGGGAAAGGCCAGTACTCCCAAGCCCACGCCTGTGCGTGTTGTATATAGAGGTGCAAGGGGCACGTGGATGCATGCATTGCATGAAGGTGTCACCTCCACCAGATGTGTAATAAAAAGTCAAAACTTTATGATCTGGGGAGCTGAGTCCTGTTAatggaatttaaaaaattgaaacgTCTTCGCAACTATTGTGTTTTGTTTATTCGGAGGCCAGCTCACCTTGTCCAATCCGattgattctttttcttttttttcttctaatcGCTGGACGCTCACGGTTGGCAGATGTGAAtaacaagataaaaaaaattattatatgttTGGAAGAGatttaaattgaatttgaatttgtataaatttaaattttatatgatataaatttatattgaaatttgtaaaaatgtatttaaatttagatttaagactcgaaattcatgtttctaaatgcAACTTTAATCATTTCTCATttctaatcatttttttttatatataatttaaatttgagACTTTAAATGAAACTTAAGTATGGAaagttgtaaaaaaaaaaaccgaaagAAGTATAAAATTTAAATTCCTCCAAAAACTAGCAAATGCTTTTATCATGTAGGTTGCACATGGTActtaggaaaaagaaaatattaagacaTTTATtcgtgaaaaatattttctattttcatttttttttcaagaaaattataaGAACTTTAGCTTACTTTTTACTTTTGGAAGATTGTTattaaaaaggtaaaataaaaaataaaaaataaagcattTGCTTATATACGcagaatatttttttaatttatttttattcttatatttcaaataattagaaaaaaagataagttatttcaaaaaaattttaaaattatataaagtaATATTTGGGGATGATTGATTTGGAGACTTGATTTTGATATGTGCACGTGGATTTGAGATAAACTTAATGCATAATCCATACAAATCAAAACTTAAGATTTGAATTATAtgctcttcaaagatttaaaaattttaaaaataataagaaaaatattttctaactattgttgaagattaaacttgatggtggGACGGTGGTAGCAAAACTTGGTCGGCAGCTGCTCCACCAACCCACCCCAATATTGTTGAATTTTCTAAactgcaggcaacctactccacctatcAGCCAATTTCGTTGAAATTAATATCCACCTACCATTCATCCATtgttataaatagatgtgtgtgtgtgtgtgtgtgtgtgtaatataaCATGTGGTGTAGAGAGAGACATTAACCAGTGAAAAGAAGTGTTAGTGTAATTTAAATTCCTCTGTAatttttttcagattgaaatcaattgagtgtttattatataaattgagtgtaatcctcactgagtttcaatcacaatactataaaaaaactagtttttaatgacgaatttattagtgacggattcaatttcgtcaccaAAAGCAGGtcttagtgacggttttagtaaccGTTACTTATAcgacaatattagtgacgaaatcaaatccgtcactaatagtttcatcactaaaaatcagaaaatatcgTTATTTTCACGCAGATATTATGCcagaaaaatattagtgacaaattctggggtattagtgacggatttaattcgtcactaaaatataaacattagtgacaattaaataatcgtcactactattatttaaaaaaaaaaaaaaatttaattcaaagtattagtgacgaatttataaattcgtcactatttgtccattattagtgacaagtttgagaaccgtcactaatacttcacttatttaaaaataaataa
This window of the Malania oleifera isolate guangnan ecotype guangnan chromosome 6, ASM2987363v1, whole genome shotgun sequence genome carries:
- the LOC131158557 gene encoding ricin-like, producing MVVPWILVLVSWLSLSSTAAAADSVILCPAEGFHDHQFSAALLLDYPKVTFTTSGAVTKKDYKQFLKSIRDQVVNPRDARHGIPVLRNPATVVDNQRFLLVELSNNAEDVVTLAIDVTNINYANLLEVAGLSDLDRLDPGLGIQPLDSAIDLLFHRSSAEGDKAKVARSLIICILMISEAVRFRYVEQQVTQTIRPQGQGTVVPNGAVVRLVRRWDCLSESIQQSDEDGSFPEVDLQRPNYEHFTVSNVMPDLVATIGIMLYICEKPPTTQSSLRIRPVVDAYNDQTCTEEELTVRIAGRNGLCADVRGGVFNNGDSIILWPCKSNADENQLWTVKRDGTIRSKGKCLTTYGYSAGSYVMIYDCASAVLEATHWEIWTNGTILNPKSSLVLSAESGNSDATLTVQVNNYSSRQGWLTTNDSNPFVRTIVGFQDLCMQANGNAVWLEECVDQKAEQQWALYPDRSIRPNQN